One window of the Anaeromyxobacter dehalogenans 2CP-C genome contains the following:
- a CDS encoding DNA polymerase ligase N-terminal domain-containing protein, which translates to MPDRLERYRAMRDPGRTPEPFGGRGPGDGEPGPARAFVVQKHAARRLHWDFRLELGGTLRSWAVPKGPSADPSDRRMAIEVEDHPVEYADFEGIIPAGNYGAGAVIVWDRGAWWPVGDPEDGLARGKLVFRLRGHKLHGEWTLVRTRAAEGGKREWLLLKHRGDPFAGPGRPFPEASVLSGRTVEELAAGTSRAEAAAREAARLGAPERPLPARGVAPMMPGARRPPFDRAGWIFEVAQGGQRVSARREGMGAVLRTPGGEELAARFPEVALAVALLPADPVLDGELVVLDDDGRASPEALEARARAATGAAAGAALERPATLFAFDLLALGGRDLRRLALADRKRLLAEVAPAVGAVRFAGHVERAGRALHREAERRGLPGVLARRAAAPYRAGRSADWVLVPAAAGPAPRRPPPGVRSRPPAAPRSRGPERSVNVTHPEKVCFPEDGITRGDLLAYHRAIAPFMLPFLADRPLVLTRFPDGIHGRSFLQEDAPAWRPSWLRAVPVHAEGGRAAEHLVVDDADGLAWLVNQGAIPFDVLAGRAGALERPDWCVVELDAAGAPFAQVVRVARALHALCAAAGLPSHAKTAGERGLDVLVPLGGQLTHAQARTLAELLARTVEAELPGLATTARTAAARGGRVHLDCLRNGHGAAIPAPYTVLPRPGAPVSTPLRWSEVNARLDPARFTVRTVPARAARLGADPLRPVLTERPDLLRALARLRARPGAAGRRAARRP; encoded by the coding sequence GTGCCCGACCGGCTGGAGCGATACCGCGCCATGCGCGACCCGGGCCGGACCCCGGAGCCGTTCGGCGGCCGCGGGCCCGGCGACGGCGAGCCCGGCCCGGCGCGGGCGTTCGTGGTGCAGAAGCACGCGGCCCGGCGGCTCCACTGGGACTTCCGGCTGGAGCTGGGCGGCACGCTGCGGAGCTGGGCCGTGCCGAAGGGCCCGTCCGCGGATCCGTCCGACCGCCGCATGGCGATCGAGGTCGAGGACCACCCCGTCGAGTACGCCGACTTCGAGGGGATCATCCCGGCGGGAAACTACGGCGCCGGGGCCGTGATCGTGTGGGATCGCGGCGCGTGGTGGCCGGTGGGCGATCCCGAGGACGGGCTGGCCCGCGGCAAGCTGGTGTTCCGGCTGCGCGGCCACAAGCTGCACGGAGAGTGGACGCTGGTCCGGACCCGCGCCGCGGAGGGCGGGAAGCGCGAGTGGCTGCTGCTGAAGCACCGCGGCGACCCGTTCGCCGGGCCGGGGCGGCCGTTCCCGGAGGCGTCGGTGCTCTCCGGCCGAACGGTGGAGGAGCTCGCGGCCGGGACGAGCCGGGCCGAGGCGGCCGCGCGCGAGGCCGCGCGCCTCGGCGCGCCGGAGCGCCCGCTCCCGGCGCGAGGGGTGGCGCCCATGATGCCCGGCGCGCGGCGCCCGCCGTTCGACCGCGCGGGCTGGATCTTCGAGGTGGCGCAGGGAGGCCAGCGCGTGTCGGCGCGCCGCGAGGGCATGGGGGCGGTGCTGCGCACGCCGGGGGGCGAGGAGCTCGCCGCGCGCTTCCCCGAGGTGGCGCTCGCCGTGGCGCTCCTGCCGGCGGATCCGGTGCTCGACGGGGAGCTGGTCGTGCTCGACGACGACGGACGCGCGTCGCCGGAGGCGCTGGAGGCGCGCGCCCGGGCCGCCACGGGCGCGGCCGCAGGCGCCGCGCTGGAGCGGCCGGCGACCCTGTTCGCGTTCGACCTGCTGGCGCTGGGCGGGCGCGACCTGCGCCGCCTGGCGCTCGCGGATCGCAAGCGGCTGCTCGCCGAGGTCGCGCCGGCGGTCGGGGCGGTGCGCTTCGCCGGCCACGTCGAGCGGGCGGGGCGCGCGCTCCACCGCGAGGCGGAGCGCCGGGGCCTCCCCGGCGTGCTCGCCCGCCGCGCCGCGGCGCCCTACCGGGCAGGCCGATCCGCCGACTGGGTCCTCGTGCCGGCCGCTGCAGGCCCTGCGCCGCGCCGCCCGCCGCCGGGCGTCCGGTCGAGGCCGCCGGCCGCGCCACGCTCCCGCGGGCCGGAACGCAGCGTGAACGTGACCCACCCGGAGAAGGTCTGCTTCCCGGAGGACGGGATCACCAGGGGCGATCTGCTCGCCTACCACCGGGCCATCGCGCCGTTCATGCTGCCGTTCCTGGCCGACCGTCCGCTGGTGCTCACCCGCTTCCCGGACGGCATCCACGGCCGGAGCTTCCTCCAGGAGGACGCGCCCGCGTGGCGGCCGTCCTGGCTGCGCGCGGTGCCGGTGCACGCGGAGGGCGGCCGCGCCGCCGAGCACCTCGTGGTGGACGACGCCGACGGCCTCGCCTGGCTGGTGAACCAGGGGGCGATCCCCTTCGACGTGCTGGCGGGCCGCGCGGGCGCGCTGGAGCGGCCGGACTGGTGCGTGGTGGAGCTCGACGCGGCCGGCGCGCCGTTCGCGCAGGTGGTGCGGGTGGCGCGCGCGCTCCACGCGCTCTGCGCCGCCGCCGGGCTGCCGAGCCACGCGAAGACCGCCGGGGAGCGGGGGCTCGACGTGCTCGTCCCGCTCGGCGGCCAGCTCACGCACGCGCAGGCGCGGACGCTGGCCGAGCTGCTGGCGCGGACGGTCGAGGCGGAGCTGCCCGGGCTCGCCACCACCGCCCGCACGGCCGCGGCGCGCGGCGGACGCGTGCACCTCGACTGCCTGCGGAACGGCCACGGCGCGGCCATCCCGGCGCCCTACACGGTCCTGCCGCGGCCGGGCGCGCCGGTGTCCACGCCGCTGCGCTGGAGCGAGGTGAACGCCCGCCTCGACCCGGCGCGGTTCACCGTCCGGACCGTTCCCGCGCGCGCGGCCCGGCTCGGCGCGGATCCGCTCCGGCCCGTCCTGACCGAGCGCCCCGACCTGCTGCGCGCGCTCGCGCGCCTGCGGGCGCGGCCGGGTGCGGCCGGCCGGCGCGCCGCTCGCCGGCCTTGA
- a CDS encoding OmpA family protein, with amino-acid sequence MTRLALAAVITLALAAPAAAQVPWDAAKKAAGQATVGKLEKEINRRLLEEGRKNQCSFKTDNDQLEPGCDQKMKRLSNALVDAKKRLNGAGVKNFKFVVSGHTDTSGSAAHNQELSARRAAVIEKELVARGIPQAEIESVGMGSKKPLVKPDDTPAKKAKNRRYELQVRL; translated from the coding sequence ATGACCCGCCTCGCCCTCGCCGCCGTGATCACCCTCGCCCTCGCCGCGCCGGCGGCCGCACAGGTGCCCTGGGACGCCGCCAAGAAGGCGGCGGGCCAGGCCACCGTCGGGAAGCTCGAGAAGGAGATCAACCGCCGCCTGCTGGAGGAGGGGCGCAAGAACCAGTGCTCGTTCAAGACCGACAACGACCAGCTCGAGCCCGGCTGCGACCAGAAGATGAAGCGGCTCTCGAACGCGCTGGTGGACGCGAAGAAGCGCCTCAACGGCGCCGGCGTGAAGAACTTCAAGTTCGTGGTGTCCGGCCACACCGACACGTCCGGCTCGGCCGCGCACAACCAGGAGCTGTCCGCCCGCCGCGCCGCGGTGATCGAGAAGGAGCTGGTGGCGCGCGGCATCCCGCAGGCCGAGATCGAGTCGGTGGGCATGGGCTCGAAGAAGCCGCTGGTGAAGCCCGACGACACGCCCGCGAAGAAGGCGAAGAACCGGCGGTACGAGCTGCAGGTGAGGCTGTAG
- a CDS encoding mechanosensitive ion channel family protein: MTRSSLALAGAALALALAAAPAAAQPDAAGAPPAAATSPRDAAATPARAPRVEVRVEPQGDARPFFEAHLPAPLRERGPRGLLWWQWLAMPVLVVLAMALGSVLGWATRQVLGHLAARTRTTWDDLLLQRIASPLTALWAVGLVTAMLPWLVLPDGAATVVHHLLRAVAFLVVFWGAYRSVGVAFQAMAQAPRTAANPGLAAFLPVGRKISKAAVVAIGLISVLNELGFQVASLLAGLGIGGIAVAFGAQKTVENLFGSVSIGVDQPFRQGDYVNVEGVTGTVESIGMRSTRIRTLDRTLVTIPNGKLSEMRSETFGARDRIRLSLNLGLSYGTTAAQMREVIRRVDALLRAHPKVHPEGIGVRFTALLDSTLNVEVLAWFRTTDWNEFCEIRTEVLLQIMEAVEGAGSSFAFPTRTVQLVSEDGAERARR, encoded by the coding sequence ATGACGCGATCCTCCCTCGCCCTCGCAGGCGCCGCCCTCGCGCTGGCGCTCGCGGCCGCGCCCGCAGCCGCCCAGCCGGACGCGGCCGGGGCCCCGCCCGCCGCCGCGACGTCCCCCCGGGACGCGGCCGCCACCCCGGCGCGCGCGCCGCGCGTGGAGGTGCGGGTCGAGCCGCAGGGCGACGCGCGCCCGTTCTTCGAGGCGCACCTGCCGGCGCCGCTCCGGGAGCGCGGGCCGCGCGGCCTGCTGTGGTGGCAGTGGCTCGCGATGCCGGTGCTGGTCGTGCTCGCGATGGCGCTCGGGTCCGTGCTCGGCTGGGCCACGCGCCAGGTGCTCGGCCACCTCGCCGCGCGCACCCGCACGACCTGGGACGACCTGCTGCTCCAGCGCATCGCGAGCCCGCTCACCGCGCTGTGGGCGGTCGGCCTGGTCACCGCGATGCTCCCGTGGCTGGTCCTGCCCGACGGGGCCGCCACGGTGGTGCACCACCTGCTGCGCGCCGTCGCGTTCCTGGTGGTGTTCTGGGGCGCCTACCGCTCGGTGGGCGTCGCGTTCCAGGCCATGGCGCAGGCGCCGCGCACCGCCGCGAACCCGGGGCTGGCCGCGTTCCTCCCGGTCGGCCGCAAGATCTCGAAGGCGGCGGTGGTCGCCATCGGCCTCATCTCGGTGCTGAACGAGCTCGGGTTCCAGGTGGCGAGCCTCCTCGCCGGCCTCGGCATCGGCGGCATCGCGGTGGCGTTCGGCGCCCAGAAGACCGTCGAGAACCTGTTCGGCTCGGTGTCCATCGGCGTGGACCAGCCGTTCCGGCAGGGCGACTACGTGAACGTGGAGGGCGTCACCGGGACGGTGGAGTCGATCGGCATGCGCTCGACGCGCATCCGCACGCTGGACCGGACGCTCGTCACGATCCCGAACGGCAAGCTCTCCGAGATGCGCAGCGAGACGTTCGGCGCGCGCGATCGCATCCGCCTCTCGCTCAACCTGGGCCTGTCCTACGGGACCACGGCCGCGCAGATGCGCGAGGTGATCCGCCGGGTGGACGCGCTGCTGCGCGCGCACCCGAAGGTCCACCCGGAGGGCATCGGCGTGCGGTTCACGGCGCTGCTCGACTCGACGCTCAACGTCGAGGTGCTGGCCTGGTTCCGCACCACCGACTGGAACGAGTTCTGCGAGATCCGCACCGAGGTGCTGCTGCAGATCATGGAGGCGGTGGAGGGGGCCGGATCGTCGTTCGCGTTCCCGACCCGCACCGTCCAGCTCGTGTCGGAGGACGGCGCCGAACGGGCGCGCCGGTAG
- a CDS encoding DUF4142 domain-containing protein — translation MTARISRLALGAALALAGATAGAQTPGVPRPIPRQPATTPPVTAAPGQPAAGQPALTEDARNTLATLHLRNAFEVDAGQLAQQQGASQPVKDFGRTLEQDARRVDGELAALVRERGQDVTTLPLPEHERAGHQQMMDRLRAAQGEAFDRELVRAAIDVEQRYVQDLKTMRNRTPGQDPRLKKWLDDTENVAEAHLAAARALKRSQDGQRAARRPPGSR, via the coding sequence ATGACCGCACGAATCTCGAGGCTCGCGCTCGGCGCGGCGCTGGCGCTGGCCGGCGCCACCGCCGGCGCCCAGACACCGGGCGTTCCACGCCCGATCCCGCGGCAGCCGGCGACCACGCCGCCCGTCACGGCGGCGCCCGGGCAGCCGGCGGCGGGCCAGCCGGCGCTCACCGAGGACGCCCGCAACACGCTCGCCACGCTGCACCTGCGCAACGCGTTCGAGGTGGACGCCGGGCAGCTCGCGCAGCAGCAGGGCGCGTCGCAGCCGGTGAAGGACTTCGGCCGCACGCTCGAGCAGGACGCCCGCCGGGTGGACGGGGAGCTCGCGGCGCTGGTGCGCGAGCGCGGCCAGGACGTGACGACGCTGCCGCTCCCGGAGCACGAGCGCGCCGGGCACCAGCAGATGATGGACCGGCTGCGCGCCGCGCAGGGCGAGGCGTTCGACCGCGAGCTGGTCCGCGCCGCCATCGACGTCGAGCAGCGCTACGTCCAGGACCTGAAGACGATGCGCAACCGGACGCCGGGCCAGGACCCGCGCCTGAAGAAGTGGCTGGACGACACCGAGAACGTGGCCGAGGCGCACCTCGCGGCGGCGCGCGCGCTGAAGCGCAGCCAGGACGGGCAGCGCGCGGCGCGCCGTCCGCCGGGCTCGCGCTAG
- a CDS encoding MerR family transcriptional regulator: MWGYRTREVARMLGLPPAEVRRFARAGFVAARRGPRNELRFSFQDLVLLRAAAGLVQARLRPARVRRALRRLAAQLPEGRSLASVHVAAEGGRVVVRDGGARWHPETGQVLLDFGVGDLARRVAPLVRAAARRGRGVRPLDAEAWFQWGRDLHDVAPAEARTAYRQALGVAPDHAGAHLHLGRLLLRDDGDARAAELHLRRALEDPALRAPAGVELSAALEAQGLLDEALLACARALEADPALPEAHRAAARLLTRLGRAEDARRHLDAALRPG; the protein is encoded by the coding sequence ATGTGGGGTTACCGCACCCGCGAGGTCGCCCGCATGCTCGGCCTCCCACCGGCGGAGGTCCGGCGCTTCGCGCGGGCCGGCTTCGTGGCGGCGCGGCGCGGCCCGCGCAACGAGCTGCGCTTCTCGTTCCAGGACCTCGTGCTGCTGCGCGCGGCCGCCGGGCTGGTGCAGGCGCGGCTGCGGCCGGCCCGGGTGCGGCGCGCGCTGCGGCGGCTCGCGGCGCAGCTCCCCGAGGGCCGCTCGCTCGCGTCGGTCCACGTCGCCGCCGAGGGCGGGCGCGTGGTGGTGCGCGACGGCGGCGCGCGCTGGCACCCGGAGACGGGCCAGGTGCTGCTCGACTTCGGGGTCGGCGACCTGGCGCGGCGCGTGGCCCCGCTGGTGCGCGCGGCGGCCCGCCGCGGCCGCGGGGTCCGGCCGCTCGACGCCGAGGCCTGGTTCCAGTGGGGCCGCGACCTGCACGACGTGGCGCCCGCCGAGGCGCGCACCGCCTACCGGCAGGCGCTCGGGGTCGCGCCGGATCACGCCGGCGCGCACCTGCACCTGGGGCGGCTGCTGCTGCGCGACGACGGCGACGCGCGCGCGGCGGAGCTGCACCTGCGCCGGGCGCTCGAGGACCCGGCGCTGCGCGCGCCCGCGGGCGTGGAGCTCTCCGCGGCGCTCGAGGCCCAGGGCCTGCTCGACGAGGCCCTGCTCGCGTGCGCCCGCGCCCTCGAGGCGGATCCGGCGCTCCCCGAGGCGCACCGCGCCGCGGCCCGGCTCCTGACACGGCTGGGCCGCGCCGAGGATGCCCGCCGGCACCTCGACGCGGCCCTCCGCCCCGGCTAG
- a CDS encoding NfeD family protein, with product MDWWMWVLAGIGLLVVELVTPGGLFALFFGVGALVVAPAAAAGLGRVGQWLLFTAVSLVLLATLRRRLQDRLTRRPGAPVDSLVGEEVVLLGDVPAGGEGAAELRGVPWRARAVGGDTLRAGQRCRVERVEGVLLWVRAA from the coding sequence ATGGACTGGTGGATGTGGGTGCTGGCCGGGATCGGCCTGCTGGTGGTGGAGCTGGTCACGCCGGGCGGCCTGTTCGCGCTGTTCTTCGGCGTGGGCGCGCTGGTGGTCGCGCCCGCCGCGGCGGCGGGCCTGGGGCGCGTCGGGCAGTGGCTGCTGTTCACCGCGGTGTCGCTGGTGCTCCTCGCGACCCTGCGCCGGCGGCTCCAGGATCGGCTGACGCGGCGCCCGGGCGCCCCGGTGGACTCGCTGGTCGGCGAGGAGGTCGTGCTGCTCGGCGACGTGCCCGCCGGCGGCGAGGGCGCCGCCGAGCTGCGCGGCGTGCCCTGGCGCGCGCGGGCGGTGGGCGGGGACACGCTGCGCGCCGGCCAGCGCTGCCGGGTGGAGCGGGTCGAGGGCGTGTTGCTGTGGGTCCGCGCCGCGTGA
- a CDS encoding tetratricopeptide repeat protein: MRTPGKPLTPAELSALEHAFASDPASDAYRPLTEAYLAAGRFMEAMVVCKKGVKAHPDDPAAKVLLARVYAEQGKDRKALEELGAVLAAFPTFAAANQLAGVLHLRLGEREAGEAALRRAADAAPNDPEIRALLEKHGVGPAAPAVPAAPARPAAPATPAGAGGPPVAPRVTAPAQRPPAPPPARPQAPGAPAAAERSEEVPLPTPPPTQASGAAYAQQLAEKYGTQTFQIPHSRQPKRAGRGPIVATVALAVALAVALGGWALYSKARKERIEAIDRLLRETRELVDRDAYAAYGEAAAKLQDILKRDRDALAGHAFLAYVDAIRWAEHGDGDAVRDEAMRQVDAARKLGRHSHLVAAEAYLRASSGDAAGAKQALDAVLGGEDGSQSPFLLAVLGAVQLRAGDLDAARDALTRAQQANPGDARTAWLLAEQFRRRGEGYELQASGYYDYALRIQKEHLPSILGKALVVLGRGQLDEAARAAALVLAPQAGASKPQQALAHAVRAGVLGAHGKAAEAASEEQAAAKLDPSSPEIPWLVGQRKLRAGDAAGAVEAFQRAVSLDDRRVSLYADLVRAQLAQEGGAQRALETLKRAVARVGESPRLALLLGDAYRAAGDADLARGQYEKAIALGKPFPDARVALARLHRDRNNVPGALVELTQAIDEYGQGGAGGAAAAYVEMADVERARGARADVVADLYRKALEKDPASCEALWGAGKLEHDANKLADAKTKLGAYAKLCPRAPHAAEAARLAGGN; encoded by the coding sequence ATGCGCACGCCTGGAAAGCCCCTCACGCCCGCAGAGCTGTCGGCGCTCGAGCACGCCTTCGCCTCCGATCCCGCCTCGGACGCCTACCGTCCCTTGACCGAGGCATACCTCGCCGCCGGCCGGTTCATGGAGGCGATGGTCGTCTGCAAGAAGGGCGTGAAGGCGCACCCCGACGATCCCGCCGCCAAGGTGCTGCTGGCGCGCGTCTACGCCGAGCAGGGGAAGGATCGGAAGGCGCTCGAGGAGCTCGGCGCCGTGCTCGCGGCCTTCCCCACGTTCGCGGCCGCGAACCAGCTCGCCGGCGTGCTCCACCTCCGGCTGGGTGAGCGGGAGGCGGGAGAGGCGGCGCTGCGCCGCGCCGCCGACGCCGCGCCGAACGACCCGGAGATCCGGGCGCTGCTGGAGAAGCACGGCGTCGGACCCGCCGCGCCCGCCGTGCCCGCGGCCCCGGCGCGGCCGGCCGCGCCAGCCACGCCGGCCGGCGCCGGTGGACCGCCCGTCGCGCCGCGCGTAACGGCGCCGGCCCAGCGCCCGCCCGCTCCCCCGCCCGCGCGCCCGCAGGCGCCGGGCGCGCCGGCCGCGGCCGAGCGTTCCGAGGAGGTGCCGCTGCCGACGCCGCCGCCCACGCAGGCGAGCGGCGCCGCGTACGCGCAGCAGCTCGCGGAGAAGTACGGCACGCAGACCTTCCAGATCCCGCACTCGCGCCAGCCGAAGCGCGCCGGCCGCGGGCCCATCGTGGCGACGGTGGCGCTCGCCGTCGCCCTGGCGGTCGCGCTGGGCGGCTGGGCGCTCTACAGCAAGGCGCGCAAGGAGCGGATCGAGGCGATCGACCGGCTGCTCCGCGAGACGCGCGAGCTGGTGGACCGCGACGCCTACGCCGCCTACGGCGAGGCGGCCGCCAAGCTCCAGGACATCCTGAAGCGCGACCGCGACGCGCTCGCCGGCCACGCGTTCCTCGCGTACGTGGACGCGATCCGCTGGGCCGAGCACGGCGACGGCGACGCCGTGCGCGACGAGGCGATGCGCCAGGTGGACGCGGCGCGAAAGCTCGGCCGCCACTCGCACCTCGTGGCGGCGGAGGCGTACCTGCGCGCGAGCTCGGGCGACGCGGCCGGCGCGAAGCAGGCGCTCGACGCGGTGCTGGGCGGCGAGGACGGCTCGCAGAGCCCGTTCCTGCTCGCGGTGCTCGGCGCGGTGCAGCTGCGCGCCGGCGACCTCGACGCGGCGCGGGACGCGCTCACCCGCGCGCAGCAGGCGAACCCGGGCGACGCCCGGACCGCCTGGCTGCTGGCCGAGCAGTTCCGGCGGCGCGGCGAGGGCTACGAGCTGCAGGCGTCCGGCTACTACGACTACGCGCTGCGGATCCAGAAGGAGCACCTGCCGTCGATCCTGGGCAAGGCGCTGGTGGTGCTCGGCCGCGGCCAGCTCGACGAGGCGGCGCGCGCCGCCGCGCTGGTCCTCGCGCCGCAGGCCGGCGCCTCGAAGCCGCAGCAGGCCCTCGCGCACGCGGTCCGCGCCGGCGTGCTCGGCGCGCACGGCAAGGCCGCCGAGGCGGCGTCGGAGGAGCAGGCCGCCGCGAAGCTCGACCCGTCCAGCCCGGAGATCCCGTGGCTGGTCGGCCAGCGCAAGCTGCGCGCCGGCGACGCGGCCGGGGCGGTGGAGGCGTTCCAGCGCGCGGTGTCGCTCGACGACCGCCGCGTCTCGCTCTACGCCGACCTGGTGCGGGCGCAGCTCGCGCAGGAGGGTGGCGCGCAGCGCGCCCTCGAGACGCTGAAGCGGGCCGTGGCCCGCGTGGGCGAGAGCCCGCGCCTCGCGCTGCTGCTCGGCGACGCCTACCGCGCGGCGGGCGACGCCGACCTGGCGCGCGGCCAGTACGAGAAGGCCATCGCGCTCGGCAAGCCGTTCCCCGACGCGCGCGTCGCGCTGGCGCGGCTGCACCGCGACCGCAACAACGTCCCCGGCGCGCTGGTGGAGCTGACGCAGGCCATCGACGAGTACGGCCAGGGCGGCGCCGGCGGCGCGGCCGCGGCCTACGTGGAGATGGCGGACGTGGAGCGCGCGCGCGGCGCGCGCGCCGACGTCGTGGCCGACCTGTACCGCAAGGCGCTCGAGAAGGACCCGGCGAGCTGCGAGGCGCTCTGGGGCGCCGGCAAGCTCGAGCACGACGCGAACAAGCTCGCGGACGCCAAGACCAAGCTGGGCGCCTACGCGAAGCTGTGCCCGCGCGCGCCCCACGCGGCCGAGGCCGCGCGCCTCGCCGGCGGGAACTGA
- a CDS encoding SPFH domain-containing protein — translation MEPMSAGLMIAIVVAAFAVFVVVKTAVVVPQQNAYVVERLGRFHSVLDAGFHVLLPFADVIRYRHTLKEQAVDIPEQICITKDNVQVAVDGILYLKVLDAQRASYGIADYYYAISQLAQTALRSEIGKIDLDRTFEERSHINGMVVTELDKASGPWGVKVLRYEIKNITPPQDVLAAMEKQMRAEREKRAVVLASEGERDAAINTAEGKKQQVIKESEASRQQQINEAEGQAQAILAIAEATAGGLRKVGDAISAPGGVEAVQLRVAEQYVEQFGHLAKVNNTVILPATLSDVGSMIAAAMNVLKTARAEEPVRNAAVAPSRAGPAMPPRPPLPRP, via the coding sequence ATGGAACCGATGAGCGCCGGGCTGATGATCGCGATCGTGGTCGCGGCCTTCGCCGTGTTCGTGGTGGTGAAGACCGCGGTGGTGGTGCCGCAGCAGAACGCCTACGTGGTGGAGCGGCTGGGCCGGTTCCACAGCGTGCTCGACGCCGGCTTCCACGTGCTGCTGCCGTTCGCGGACGTGATCCGCTACCGGCACACGCTGAAGGAGCAGGCGGTGGACATCCCCGAGCAGATCTGCATCACCAAGGACAACGTGCAGGTGGCGGTGGACGGCATCCTGTACCTGAAGGTGCTCGACGCCCAGCGCGCGTCCTACGGCATCGCCGACTACTACTACGCCATCAGCCAGCTGGCGCAGACCGCGCTCCGCTCCGAGATCGGCAAGATCGACCTCGACCGGACGTTCGAGGAGCGCTCGCACATCAACGGCATGGTGGTGACCGAGCTGGACAAGGCCAGCGGGCCCTGGGGCGTGAAGGTGCTGCGGTACGAGATCAAGAACATCACCCCGCCGCAGGACGTGCTCGCCGCCATGGAGAAGCAGATGCGCGCCGAGCGGGAGAAGCGCGCGGTGGTGCTCGCCTCGGAGGGCGAGCGCGACGCCGCCATCAACACCGCCGAGGGCAAGAAGCAGCAGGTCATCAAGGAGTCCGAGGCCTCGCGCCAGCAGCAGATCAACGAGGCCGAGGGGCAGGCGCAGGCGATCCTCGCCATCGCGGAGGCCACCGCCGGGGGCCTGCGCAAGGTGGGCGACGCGATCAGCGCGCCGGGCGGCGTGGAGGCGGTCCAGCTCCGCGTGGCCGAGCAGTACGTGGAGCAGTTCGGCCACCTCGCCAAGGTGAACAACACGGTCATCCTGCCCGCCACGCTCTCCGACGTCGGCTCCATGATCGCCGCCGCCATGAACGTGCTGAAGACCGCGCGCGCCGAGGAGCCGGTGCGCAACGCGGCGGTCGCGCCGTCGCGCGCCGGGCCGGCCATGCCGCCGCGCCCCCCGCTGCCGCGACCCTGA